A genomic stretch from Chryseobacterium sp. SNU WT5 includes:
- a CDS encoding APC family permease, with product MSTDQKLEAKYGLFTAVSMVIGQVIGSGIFFKVDDVLLATQGNTLAGLLGFLIVGISVVFAGISMANYAEILPQGGGILNYVNYRFGATASYFVGWMYMSLFYPALTAVLFTVSGIYIAHLLAEFMNFEPTNIHFVLIGFVNLGIFFFINIFRPKSSGIFQQMTTVLKVLPLIFIASLGILSLVKGNVSEVNTFTQIGTGVQNQSFILLVAASFIPISFAFDGWYIATQISGEIKNSSKNLPKALIIGTISVMVIYIAYYLGIVFRMSGEEIIQLKDTYITEFARKIASNSGALIMQLFIIISVLGTSNGLLLATIRVPYQFSDLEKSKKFLNLDKVNENTKMPVNSAIFGASLIVFYLAVYYISNTNAFFLEKNFDLSAIPIIFIYLVNGALFVGLFRLFKKKVFSRNLFFKKVMAVIAVLGIGVVLAGTFSAPNGMLYFVVNILFFLTGFLLIKKA from the coding sequence ATGAGTACCGACCAGAAATTAGAAGCTAAATACGGACTTTTTACCGCCGTTTCCATGGTTATAGGGCAAGTGATAGGTTCTGGCATTTTCTTTAAGGTGGATGATGTATTATTAGCGACGCAGGGAAATACTTTAGCCGGACTTTTAGGATTTTTAATTGTTGGTATAAGTGTGGTATTTGCAGGCATTTCGATGGCGAATTATGCTGAAATACTACCTCAGGGCGGCGGGATTCTCAATTATGTGAATTATAGATTCGGAGCCACCGCAAGTTATTTTGTAGGCTGGATGTATATGAGTTTGTTCTATCCCGCGCTTACGGCTGTTCTTTTTACGGTTTCGGGAATTTACATTGCACACTTACTGGCAGAGTTCATGAATTTCGAACCGACGAATATACATTTTGTACTTATTGGTTTTGTTAATTTAGGCATCTTTTTCTTTATTAATATCTTTCGACCAAAGAGTAGTGGGATTTTTCAACAGATGACAACCGTTTTGAAAGTTTTACCTCTTATTTTTATCGCATCGCTTGGAATTTTGAGTCTTGTCAAAGGCAATGTAAGTGAAGTGAATACTTTTACACAAATAGGAACTGGCGTGCAAAATCAGTCTTTTATCTTATTGGTTGCAGCGAGTTTTATTCCGATTTCGTTTGCTTTTGACGGTTGGTATATTGCCACCCAGATTTCAGGTGAGATTAAAAATTCCAGTAAAAACCTGCCGAAAGCTTTAATTATAGGAACAATTTCCGTGATGGTCATTTATATTGCTTACTATTTAGGAATCGTTTTTCGAATGAGTGGCGAAGAAATTATTCAGTTAAAAGATACTTATATCACGGAATTTGCGAGAAAAATAGCTTCTAATTCAGGTGCGTTGATCATGCAGCTCTTTATTATTATTTCCGTTTTAGGAACTTCAAATGGATTGTTATTAGCCACTATTCGGGTGCCGTACCAGTTTTCTGACTTAGAAAAATCCAAGAAATTCCTGAACTTAGATAAAGTGAATGAAAATACTAAAATGCCTGTCAATAGTGCGATTTTTGGTGCATCTTTAATTGTTTTTTATCTCGCTGTTTACTATATCAGTAATACAAACGCGTTTTTTTTAGAGAAAAATTTTGACCTTTCTGCGATTCCCATCATTTTTATTTATTTGGTAAATGGTGCTTTATTCGTAGGATTGTTTCGGTTATTTAAAAAGAAGGTCTTTAGTAGAAATTTATTTTTCAAAAAAGTAATGGCTGTTATTGCTGTGCTGGGAATCGGGGTTGTGCTTGCAGGTACTTTTAGTGCACCTAATGGAATGTTGTATTTTGTAGTTAATATCCTCTTTTTTCTTACCGGATTTCTTCTGATAAAGAAAGCATGA
- a CDS encoding TonB-dependent siderophore receptor, with amino-acid sequence MKKQLISLGALIIVSSVSAQMQFKPQSDTIRIQQIEDINLHKTGNPNKAKPMSSKSNLTIMENPQPVAIVTHEIIEQQQSKQLSDVLQNVNGLYITSSRGNSQDSFGGRGFNFGNDNIFKNGARVNSGVFPEVSGLERVEVLKGGNAMLYGNVAAGGVVNLITKKPRFDFGGSVGLSGGSWNNYKSTVDFYGPLSKSVAFRVNGAYETADSFRDVVESQKYYFNPSFLFNIGENSQLIVEADYLKNDFTPDFGIGSITNKDGSYSMNNLLSRKDFVGADWQFQNVEQATTGITFNHQFSDVWTLNAVASYQNYTKDYFSSERVQWGYATPAATRLSWKRPINRTYAEQNYTSLQVNLNGEFKTGSVNHKVLVGTDGDYGTNDSYAYNLSQTQYGTNGSTNGTIYLDDPSTWASGAMPDAVRKDRNRIPTQRFGVYAQDYIELSDKFKVLAGLRWSYIENKDSEKTTFANNETAYSDGTVDRAFSPKAGLVYMPNDNLSLFATYTNSFSANTGEDAVTGLALKPSLIDQFEVGMKHNFWNNAVALNLSVYQIENRNFYQTAEMKDGLPNSNSIYKEFAGKMRSRGVELDITGNPYPNLSIIAGASYNHSVYLDTPADFGYVENQRLVRTPATTANASVFYTFTNYVKGLRLGASAYYVGDRIAGWNDTKKTLVDRNGVSRFLEVGDYVTAAVSVGYDWNKFSVMGKVGNLFDTVDYNYHENYSVNPITPRNFYLTLTYKL; translated from the coding sequence ATGAAAAAACAGTTAATTTCACTCGGAGCCTTGATTATTGTATCCTCTGTAAGTGCACAGATGCAATTTAAGCCGCAAAGTGATACCATTAGAATTCAGCAAATCGAAGATATTAACCTGCACAAAACAGGGAATCCTAATAAAGCAAAACCGATGTCGTCTAAGTCAAATTTGACGATCATGGAAAATCCACAACCGGTTGCTATTGTTACCCATGAAATTATTGAGCAACAACAGTCAAAACAGTTGAGTGATGTTCTTCAAAATGTAAACGGACTATATATTACTTCTTCCAGAGGAAATTCTCAAGACAGTTTTGGTGGGAGAGGTTTTAATTTTGGAAACGATAATATCTTCAAGAATGGAGCAAGAGTAAATAGCGGTGTTTTCCCCGAGGTTTCTGGTCTGGAAAGAGTAGAGGTCTTAAAAGGTGGAAATGCGATGCTTTACGGAAATGTTGCAGCGGGTGGTGTTGTAAATTTAATTACGAAGAAACCAAGGTTTGATTTTGGTGGAAGTGTTGGACTAAGCGGTGGAAGCTGGAATAATTACAAATCGACCGTCGACTTTTACGGACCGTTGTCTAAATCTGTAGCTTTCCGCGTAAACGGAGCTTATGAAACTGCTGACAGCTTTCGAGATGTAGTTGAATCTCAAAAATATTATTTCAATCCATCCTTTTTATTTAATATCGGAGAAAATTCACAGTTAATCGTAGAAGCAGATTATTTAAAGAATGACTTTACACCCGATTTCGGAATTGGATCAATTACCAATAAAGATGGGTCTTACTCTATGAATAACTTGTTATCAAGAAAAGATTTTGTAGGTGCAGACTGGCAATTTCAAAATGTAGAACAGGCTACGACTGGAATTACTTTTAACCATCAGTTTAGTGATGTCTGGACTTTAAATGCCGTAGCTTCTTATCAGAATTATACCAAGGATTATTTTTCTTCAGAGAGAGTACAATGGGGTTATGCAACCCCTGCAGCAACTCGTTTATCTTGGAAAAGACCTATTAACAGAACCTATGCTGAGCAAAATTACACTTCATTGCAGGTTAATTTGAATGGTGAATTTAAAACTGGAAGCGTTAATCATAAAGTTTTAGTTGGAACAGATGGTGATTATGGAACCAATGATTCTTACGCCTACAATCTTTCTCAAACTCAATATGGAACTAATGGCAGCACCAACGGAACAATCTATTTAGATGATCCTTCAACGTGGGCTTCAGGAGCAATGCCAGATGCTGTTAGAAAAGATAGAAACAGAATTCCAACCCAAAGATTTGGAGTTTATGCACAGGATTATATTGAACTTTCAGATAAATTTAAAGTTTTGGCCGGTTTAAGATGGTCTTATATTGAGAATAAGGATTCAGAAAAAACAACTTTCGCAAACAACGAAACTGCATATTCTGATGGTACGGTTGACAGAGCTTTTTCTCCAAAAGCAGGTTTGGTCTATATGCCGAATGATAATTTATCTCTTTTCGCAACCTACACCAACTCATTCTCGGCAAATACAGGCGAAGATGCAGTAACTGGTTTGGCTTTAAAACCTTCTTTAATCGATCAGTTTGAAGTGGGAATGAAACATAATTTCTGGAATAATGCAGTAGCACTGAATTTATCAGTATATCAAATTGAAAACAGAAACTTTTATCAAACGGCTGAAATGAAAGATGGTCTTCCAAACAGTAATTCTATTTATAAAGAGTTCGCTGGAAAAATGAGAAGCAGAGGTGTTGAATTAGACATCACCGGAAATCCTTATCCGAACCTGTCGATCATCGCCGGAGCGTCTTATAACCATTCTGTTTATTTAGATACGCCCGCAGATTTTGGATATGTTGAGAATCAAAGGTTAGTAAGAACTCCTGCAACCACTGCGAATGCTTCAGTTTTTTATACTTTCACCAATTACGTAAAAGGTCTTAGATTAGGAGCAAGTGCCTACTATGTTGGAGATCGAATCGCAGGTTGGAACGATACTAAAAAAACGTTAGTAGATAGAAATGGTGTTTCACGATTTTTAGAGGTTGGCGACTACGTTACGGCAGCAGTTTCTGTAGGATATGACTGGAATAAATTCTCTGTTATGGGGAAAGTGGGGAACTTATTCGACACGGTAGATTATAACTATCACGAAAATTATTCAGTAAACCCAATTACTCCGAGAAATTTCTATTTGACCTTAACGTACAAATTATAA
- a CDS encoding 30S ribosomal protein S16 encodes MSVKIRLQRHGKKGKPFYHIVVADARASRDGKFIEKIGTYNPITNPAVIELNVDSAVKWLENGAQPTDTARAILSYKGVLYKRHLQGGVAKGAFDQEAADSKFAAWLEGKDKQVLGKKDGLAKSKDDAKKAALEAEAKVNQGRLDAAQKLVDDAKAEADAKLAEEKAAEDAKVAEAKAAEEAANAPAEDKSVVENVAETLGGAAAAVEGAVDSVKETVANVTEKLTGTDEAKA; translated from the coding sequence ATGTCAGTAAAAATTAGATTACAAAGACACGGTAAAAAAGGAAAACCTTTCTACCACATCGTAGTTGCCGATGCAAGAGCAAGTAGAGATGGAAAATTCATCGAAAAAATCGGTACTTACAATCCAATTACTAACCCAGCAGTTATTGAACTTAACGTAGATTCTGCAGTAAAATGGTTAGAAAATGGAGCGCAGCCAACTGATACCGCTCGTGCTATTCTTTCTTACAAAGGAGTTCTTTACAAAAGACACTTACAAGGTGGAGTTGCAAAAGGTGCTTTTGATCAAGAAGCAGCTGACAGCAAATTTGCAGCTTGGTTAGAAGGAAAAGACAAACAGGTTCTTGGTAAAAAAGACGGTTTGGCAAAATCTAAAGACGATGCTAAAAAAGCAGCTTTAGAAGCTGAAGCAAAAGTAAACCAAGGTAGATTAGATGCTGCACAGAAATTGGTTGACGATGCAAAAGCTGAAGCTGATGCTAAATTAGCAGAAGAAAAAGCGGCAGAAGATGCTAAAGTTGCAGAAGCAAAAGCAGCTGAAGAAGCAGCTAATGCACCTGCAGAAGATAAATCTGTTGTAGAAAACGTAGCAGAAACTTTAGGTGGAGCAGCAGCTGCAGTTGAAGGTGCTGTTGATTCTGTAAAAGAAACAGTAGCAAACGTTACTGAGAAATTAACAGGAACTGACGAAGCTAAAGCTTAA
- the rimM gene encoding ribosome maturation factor RimM (Essential for efficient processing of 16S rRNA) has product MKKEDCYFLGKITRRHGLHGNVFLKLDTDQPEMYSKLDTVFVDINGLLVPFFIAKQAWSKGETLIVSFKNSTEALVDQVVGKDVYLPLSGLPKLTGNKFYYHEVVGFEIREEDGKSCGIIETINDQTGQHYFVLNLGGKQIVIPIIRDWILELNREEKFLKMSLPEGLMDVFLVPSKKDE; this is encoded by the coding sequence ATGAAAAAAGAAGATTGCTATTTTTTAGGGAAGATTACCCGCAGACACGGACTGCATGGAAATGTATTCTTGAAACTGGATACTGACCAACCTGAAATGTATTCAAAATTAGACACCGTATTTGTTGATATCAACGGATTATTGGTGCCTTTTTTCATTGCTAAACAAGCTTGGAGCAAAGGTGAAACGCTGATTGTTTCTTTCAAGAATTCAACTGAAGCTTTGGTAGATCAGGTTGTGGGAAAAGATGTTTATCTCCCTTTATCTGGCTTACCCAAACTTACCGGAAACAAGTTTTATTATCACGAAGTCGTAGGTTTCGAAATCCGCGAAGAAGATGGCAAATCTTGTGGAATCATTGAGACGATTAATGACCAAACCGGTCAACACTATTTCGTGCTTAATCTAGGCGGTAAACAAATCGTTATTCCTATCATCAGAGATTGGATTCTTGAATTGAATCGCGAAGAAAAATTCTTGAAAATGTCCTTACCCGAAGGTTTGATGGATGTGTTCTTGGTTCCTTCAAAGAAAGACGAGTAA
- the asnS gene encoding asparagine--tRNA ligase: MRTTIKELLGDYKKLLHHDITIQGWVRAFRSNRFIALNDGSTINNLQIVVDFEKFDENILKHISNSASLKIVGEVVESQGAGQSIEIIAKKIIILGENFTEERDKTILQPKKHSLEVLREQAHLRFRTNLFSAVFRVRSSVSFAIHQFFNQNQFFYMNTPIITGADAEGAGEMFSVTNFDLNEIPRSEDGAIDFSQDFFGKKTNLTVSGQLSVETAMMGLGRVYTFGPTFRAENSNTTRHLAEFWMVEPEVAFNNLEDNIDLAEDFLKYVINYVLENCKDDLEFLDKRFAEEQKQKPEKDRASEGLLEKLQNVIQKRFKRVSYTEAIDILRNSKENKKGKFQFPIEEWGADLQSEHERFLVEKHFECPVVLFDYPKEIKAFYMKLNDDGKTVAAMDVLFPGIGEIIGGSQREDQLAVLQDKMKAMNVDEEELWWYLDTRKFGSVPHAGFGLGLERLVLFVTGMTNIRDVIPFPRTPHNAEF, translated from the coding sequence ATGAGAACGACTATTAAAGAATTACTTGGAGATTATAAAAAACTACTTCATCACGACATTACCATTCAAGGTTGGGTTAGAGCATTTCGTTCGAACCGATTCATTGCTTTGAATGATGGATCAACTATTAATAACTTGCAAATCGTTGTAGATTTCGAAAAATTCGACGAGAATATTTTGAAGCATATCAGCAATTCTGCGTCATTAAAAATTGTAGGCGAAGTAGTCGAAAGTCAAGGTGCGGGACAAAGCATCGAAATCATTGCCAAGAAGATTATTATTCTGGGTGAAAATTTTACTGAAGAGAGAGATAAGACCATTCTACAACCTAAAAAACATTCTTTGGAGGTTTTACGGGAGCAAGCACATTTACGTTTCCGTACCAATTTGTTCAGCGCAGTCTTTAGAGTAAGAAGTTCGGTGAGTTTCGCCATTCACCAGTTCTTTAATCAAAACCAGTTTTTCTACATGAACACGCCAATTATTACGGGTGCAGATGCAGAAGGAGCTGGCGAAATGTTCAGCGTTACCAATTTTGATTTAAATGAAATTCCTCGTAGCGAAGACGGAGCAATTGATTTCAGCCAGGATTTTTTTGGTAAGAAAACAAACCTTACCGTTTCAGGACAGTTAAGTGTAGAAACTGCCATGATGGGATTAGGTAGAGTATATACCTTTGGACCTACTTTCCGCGCAGAGAATTCTAATACCACGCGGCACCTTGCAGAATTCTGGATGGTGGAACCTGAAGTTGCTTTTAATAATTTAGAAGATAATATTGATCTTGCAGAAGATTTCTTGAAATATGTTATCAACTATGTTCTGGAAAATTGTAAAGATGATTTAGAGTTTTTAGATAAGCGATTTGCTGAAGAGCAAAAACAAAAACCAGAGAAAGACAGAGCTTCCGAAGGATTGCTTGAAAAATTACAGAATGTAATTCAGAAAAGATTTAAGAGAGTTTCCTATACGGAAGCAATTGATATTCTAAGAAATTCAAAAGAAAATAAAAAAGGGAAATTCCAATTCCCTATCGAAGAATGGGGTGCTGATCTACAAAGTGAGCATGAACGTTTCTTAGTAGAAAAGCATTTTGAATGTCCTGTTGTCCTTTTTGATTATCCAAAAGAAATCAAAGCGTTCTACATGAAGTTAAATGACGACGGTAAAACAGTTGCCGCAATGGATGTTTTATTCCCTGGAATCGGTGAGATCATCGGAGGTTCTCAGCGGGAAGATCAGCTTGCGGTTCTTCAGGATAAAATGAAAGCGATGAACGTGGACGAAGAAGAACTTTGGTGGTATTTGGATACAAGAAAGTTCGGCTCTGTACCACATGCCGGCTTCGGACTGGGATTGGAAAGACTTGTTCTTTTCGTAACGGGAATGACCAATATCAGGGATGTAATTCCTTTCCCAAGAACACCTCATAATGCGGAATTCTAA
- the rpoN gene encoding RNA polymerase factor sigma-54, with product MLKQNLQMRLGQKLAPQQIQLMKLIQLHTLEFEEELERELEENPALEKATEEPKEEDYSSLDDKYEDDGNESIDTDFDVNEYIFDDEPSYKTSANNFSADDEDFDNQSLLTEGQSLYDYLLEQIHLANIDDDDLKIAEYIIGNLDNDGYLRREIKQLVDDLAFSQGLMTTTERVTEILENYVQKLDPAGVGARGLQECLLLQIEKKVSADKAVTLAASILRNQFDALTNKHYNKIIQKYDIEEDDLKDALEVISKLSPKVGGNYDTQTITINNEIIPDFLIQVKDNGPKGVDVIPSLNSKNAPSLRVSDEYKNILTTYSHDKKSAEHKQAALFIKQKLDAAKWYIDAINQRQNTLLQTITAIVQLQKEYFITADDKSLKPMILKDVADITGFDISTISRVVKSKYADTPNGIVYLKSLFSDSLTNDDGEEVSTKEIKTHLLDVISNENKRKPHTDDALVKLLKEKGYNIARRTIAKYREQLNIPVARLRKEL from the coding sequence ATGTTAAAACAAAATCTTCAAATGAGACTTGGCCAAAAATTGGCCCCGCAACAAATTCAGCTGATGAAGTTAATTCAACTTCACACGCTAGAATTTGAAGAAGAATTAGAGCGTGAGCTTGAAGAAAATCCAGCATTAGAGAAAGCAACAGAAGAGCCGAAAGAAGAAGATTACTCTTCATTAGATGATAAATATGAAGATGACGGGAACGAAAGTATCGATACCGATTTTGATGTTAATGAATATATTTTCGACGACGAGCCTTCTTATAAAACGAGCGCAAATAATTTTTCTGCCGACGATGAAGATTTTGACAACCAGTCACTTTTGACCGAAGGACAATCATTATACGACTATCTTTTGGAGCAAATTCATTTGGCGAATATTGATGACGACGACTTAAAAATTGCAGAATATATTATAGGTAATCTCGATAATGATGGTTATCTGCGTCGTGAGATCAAACAGTTAGTTGATGATTTAGCTTTTTCCCAAGGTTTGATGACGACTACCGAACGGGTAACAGAGATTCTGGAAAATTATGTTCAGAAATTAGATCCAGCTGGAGTGGGAGCTCGTGGATTGCAGGAATGTCTGCTTTTGCAGATTGAAAAAAAGGTTAGTGCTGATAAAGCAGTGACGTTGGCAGCAAGTATTCTGCGTAATCAATTTGATGCTTTAACGAACAAACATTACAACAAGATCATCCAGAAATATGATATTGAAGAAGATGATTTAAAAGATGCTTTGGAAGTGATTTCTAAACTTTCACCAAAAGTTGGGGGGAATTATGATACCCAAACTATCACCATTAATAACGAAATTATCCCTGACTTTTTAATTCAGGTTAAAGATAACGGACCAAAAGGTGTAGACGTTATTCCGTCGCTAAACAGTAAAAATGCGCCATCTCTAAGGGTGTCCGATGAGTATAAGAATATTTTAACGACTTATTCGCACGACAAGAAATCTGCAGAGCATAAGCAGGCAGCCCTATTTATCAAGCAAAAACTGGATGCAGCGAAATGGTATATAGATGCAATCAATCAGCGCCAAAACACTTTATTACAGACTATTACCGCTATTGTTCAGCTGCAGAAAGAATATTTTATTACTGCAGATGATAAATCATTGAAGCCAATGATTTTGAAAGATGTCGCAGATATTACTGGTTTTGATATCTCAACAATTTCCCGGGTAGTGAAAAGCAAATATGCTGATACTCCGAACGGAATTGTCTATCTGAAAAGCTTGTTCTCTGATTCATTGACCAATGACGATGGTGAAGAAGTTTCTACTAAAGAGATTAAAACTCATTTACTAGATGTGATTAGTAATGAGAATAAGAGAAAACCTCACACCGATGATGCTTTAGTAAAATTATTAAAAGAAAAAGGATACAATATTGCCCGAAGAACAATTGCGAAATATCGCGAGCAACTGAATATTCCAGTGGCACGTTTACGTAAAGAGTTATAA
- a CDS encoding beta-carotene 15,15'-monooxygenase, whose translation MPEFDLDNFKTTWQEQPAQPKYDSSDIESMLNKSSRNYVKYILWISIVEFIIIFGANLYYTFCGEETNGLVNMLKKFGIQDSVAFENTLTQLYLVLKIVSLALTAVFVILFYQNYRKINIEANLKKLILQIIRFKKTVQLFILTNILLVILFTLVLGIFIFSFLSSEDIQLNNPTFVSFLIAISVLMLVSVGLIWVYYRIVYGFILKRLGKNLRQLQNIEEGN comes from the coding sequence ATGCCTGAATTCGATTTAGACAATTTTAAAACAACCTGGCAAGAGCAACCTGCGCAGCCAAAATACGACAGCAGCGATATCGAATCGATGCTGAATAAATCCTCACGTAATTACGTAAAGTATATTCTCTGGATAAGTATCGTAGAGTTTATCATCATTTTCGGGGCCAATCTTTACTACACTTTCTGCGGTGAAGAAACCAATGGTTTGGTTAATATGTTGAAGAAATTTGGTATTCAAGACTCGGTCGCGTTTGAAAATACACTCACACAATTATATCTTGTTTTGAAAATCGTGAGTCTTGCACTTACAGCAGTGTTTGTTATCTTGTTCTATCAGAACTACCGAAAAATAAACATTGAAGCAAACCTGAAAAAATTAATATTACAAATCATCCGGTTCAAAAAAACAGTTCAACTCTTTATTTTGACCAACATATTGCTTGTAATTCTATTTACTTTAGTCTTAGGCATATTTATATTCTCCTTTTTATCCAGTGAAGACATTCAACTTAACAACCCCACTTTCGTAAGTTTTCTGATTGCAATATCAGTCTTAATGCTTGTAAGTGTAGGATTAATTTGGGTTTACTACAGAATCGTTTACGGATTTATTTTGAAAAGACTGGGTAAAAATTTACGTCAGCTACAAAATATAGAAGAGGGAAATTAA
- a CDS encoding RNA polymerase sigma factor, giving the protein MSVKEKEFAKLIKDNQGLIIKVSRLYTNTLEDEEDLFQEIVLQLWRSYDSFKGQSKISTWMYRVALNTAITLFRKKTKSPQTDELMDFHHGDYVEDDDEKQQHVAVLYKVIKMLPNVERAIVTMYLDDLPYRDIAGNLGITEVNARVKMNRLKKTLKDLMEKHA; this is encoded by the coding sequence TTGAGTGTCAAAGAGAAAGAGTTTGCGAAATTAATTAAAGATAATCAAGGTCTGATTATCAAGGTTTCTCGGCTTTACACCAATACTTTAGAAGATGAGGAAGATCTTTTTCAGGAAATCGTGTTACAACTCTGGCGTTCCTACGACTCATTCAAAGGTCAATCTAAAATTTCAACATGGATGTATCGTGTCGCTTTAAATACAGCAATTACCTTATTCCGTAAAAAGACGAAATCACCTCAAACAGACGAACTCATGGACTTTCACCATGGAGATTATGTAGAAGATGATGATGAGAAACAACAACATGTTGCGGTCCTTTACAAAGTGATTAAAATGCTTCCTAATGTAGAGCGTGCGATTGTAACCATGTATCTTGATGATCTACCCTATCGGGATATTGCCGGAAACTTAGGAATTACCGAAGTAAACGCTAGGGTAAAAATGAATAGATTGAAGAAAACATTAAAAGACTTAATGGAAAAACATGCCTGA
- a CDS encoding ABC transporter ATP-binding protein, with protein sequence MMYGTLFLTFIGALMAQVNPLVLKYTVDEVTKLTQLPNPMDEGIHVLVIISAILLGKEILNIFIQFGQKFYGEKIRINTSSVLAQTAIDKILTYSVAFYNDENHESGKLQQRIDRGIESLTKLVQNFFIDILPMFSNAMIALVIMYMQNVYVGLVSTIVVPIYFAVSSLQAKKLSGVRRQLRNQREQKTSGLLNLINSIMVIKSFVREKFEGKKQYDLQMQLMESQMFTRRTNFIYDGLKTFIEQAGVVLIILLTVYLVLDQQMTIGAIMLHILLFNNVSAPIRQLHRIYDDMNDAMIYAEGYFDILNADDQTEPTGTFVEKDIKGKFELKNVDFTYPNGTKALHNVNMTIENGKTTALVGLSGAGKSTIINLLCKFYLPDSGDIVLDDVKLNDFDNTSLRNDIGLVLQKNHIFQGSIEDNIRYGNMNATFEQIETAAKKAYLHDQIIDLPEKYDHDATQLSGGQQQRIAIARLFLKDPPIIFLDEPTASLDAIATEQIKNSLDAIKVGRTVVIISHSLSQILDSDCIYVMKKGMVVESGTHGDLINLNGSYREIFDASARSLNLDKLLSSLKEN encoded by the coding sequence ATGATGTACGGCACTTTGTTTCTGACTTTTATTGGTGCTTTGATGGCGCAGGTAAATCCGCTGGTTTTAAAATATACTGTTGATGAAGTAACAAAACTAACACAGCTTCCTAATCCTATGGATGAGGGGATTCATGTTTTGGTTATCATCTCTGCAATTTTACTTGGCAAAGAAATCCTAAATATTTTCATTCAGTTTGGGCAAAAATTTTACGGTGAAAAAATTAGAATTAATACCAGTTCTGTTCTAGCACAAACGGCTATTGATAAAATCCTTACTTACAGTGTTGCTTTTTATAACGACGAAAACCACGAGTCCGGAAAACTACAGCAAAGAATTGATCGTGGAATTGAGAGCTTAACGAAACTGGTTCAGAATTTCTTTATTGATATTTTACCGATGTTTTCTAATGCAATGATTGCTTTGGTGATCATGTATATGCAAAATGTATATGTCGGCTTAGTTTCTACGATTGTTGTCCCTATTTATTTTGCCGTCAGTTCTCTACAGGCGAAAAAACTGTCTGGCGTTCGTCGTCAGTTACGGAATCAAAGAGAGCAAAAAACTTCCGGACTTTTAAATTTAATCAATTCTATTATGGTGATTAAAAGTTTTGTTCGGGAAAAATTTGAAGGAAAGAAGCAGTATGATTTACAAATGCAGTTGATGGAAAGCCAGATGTTTACACGAAGAACTAATTTTATTTATGATGGTTTAAAAACCTTTATAGAACAGGCTGGAGTTGTTTTAATTATTCTTTTGACCGTCTATTTAGTGCTCGATCAACAAATGACGATTGGAGCAATTATGTTGCATATTTTATTGTTTAATAATGTTTCTGCACCTATTCGTCAGCTACACCGTATTTACGATGATATGAATGATGCGATGATTTATGCAGAAGGATATTTTGATATTTTAAATGCGGATGATCAAACAGAACCCACTGGAACTTTCGTGGAAAAAGATATCAAAGGAAAATTTGAATTAAAAAATGTAGATTTTACTTATCCTAACGGAACCAAAGCATTGCACAATGTTAATATGACCATTGAGAACGGGAAAACAACGGCGCTGGTCGGTTTAAGTGGTGCCGGGAAATCTACCATTATTAATCTTTTGTGTAAATTTTATCTGCCGGATTCGGGTGATATCGTTTTAGATGATGTTAAATTAAATGACTTTGATAATACTTCTCTACGAAATGATATCGGTTTAGTTCTCCAGAAGAATCACATTTTCCAGGGAAGTATTGAAGATAATATTCGCTACGGAAATATGAATGCGACTTTTGAACAGATTGAAACTGCTGCGAAAAAAGCTTATTTACACGATCAAATTATTGATTTACCCGAAAAATATGATCATGATGCAACGCAACTTTCCGGTGGGCAGCAACAGAGAATTGCGATCGCGCGTTTATTTCTGAAAGATCCTCCAATTATATTCCTGGATGAGCCAACGGCCAGTTTAGATGCTATTGCTACAGAACAGATCAAAAACTCTTTAGACGCAATTAAAGTAGGTAGAACCGTGGTGATTATTTCACATTCTCTGTCACAGATTTTAGATTCGGATTGTATTTATGTAATGAAGAAAGGAATGGTGGTGGAAAGCGGAACGCATGGCGATCTCATTAATCTTAATGGTTCATATCGTGAGATTTTCGATGCCTCCGCCAGAAGTCTAAACCTTGATAAATTATTGAGCTCTCTCAAAGAAAATTAA